A region from the Desulfitobacterium dehalogenans ATCC 51507 genome encodes:
- a CDS encoding cyclic lactone autoinducer peptide, whose translation MRKTIFTALATSLMVLASATSVFACTFWAYQPKAPKSLQK comes from the coding sequence ATGAGAAAAACTATCTTCACTGCTCTAGCCACATCATTAATGGTCCTAGCCAGCGCGACATCCGTATTTGCATGTACTTTCTGGGCATATCAACCCAAAGCACCAAAGTCATTGCAGAAATAA